The Zobellia alginiliquefaciens genome contains a region encoding:
- a CDS encoding damage-inducible protein DinB — translation MKVFFNQLFDYNFYCNKKIIEAAAELDVVPEKSIALFSEILNRHHIYNERIAKREPKFKFGQMHDVSTWGDIHYENQRNTFDITSEGEDFEKRIDYENSEGQLRIYTMQDMLFHIINESTHYRALIDVDFKANGLESLRTNYIIYKQ, via the coding sequence GTGAAAGTCTTTTTTAACCAACTTTTCGACTATAATTTCTATTGCAACAAAAAAATCATTGAAGCTGCCGCTGAACTGGATGTTGTGCCAGAGAAAAGCATTGCGCTGTTCTCTGAAATTTTAAACAGGCACCACATTTATAATGAGCGAATTGCTAAACGTGAACCCAAATTTAAATTTGGGCAAATGCATGATGTGAGTACTTGGGGCGATATTCATTATGAAAACCAACGGAATACTTTTGATATTACTTCTGAGGGCGAAGATTTTGAGAAGCGAATTGACTATGAAAACAGTGAAGGTCAATTACGGATATATACTATGCAAGACATGCTTTTTCATATCATAAATGAGTCTACCCACTACAGGGCGCTTATAGATGTGGACTTTAAAGCGAATGGACTGGAGTCTCTTAGAACCAATTACATTATCTATAAACAGTAA
- a CDS encoding sugar phosphate isomerase/epimerase family protein, which translates to MKRRNFIRNSSQAGLALSILGLASCKETKKEEKMTSASAETAEAAAEPFFKLSLAQWSIHRMIREEGVDPYTFAEKAKNWGFTGLEYVSQLYNPELADADYSEEAMAAFVEKSNAEAKKHGMENVLIMIDGQGNLAVNDEKERDETVEKHKKWVDAAAAMGCHAIRVNLSGSNDPQEWIKNSIDGLTKLGTYAKTKNINVLVENHGGLSSNGALHAEVMKAVTLDNCGTLPDFGNFCITRKKDSRECEVMYDIYQGVKELMPYAKAVSAKSHNFDAQGNETEIDYVKMLQMVKDNGYTGFVGVEYEGSELSEPDGILATKELLLKAAKEIS; encoded by the coding sequence ATGAAAAGAAGAAACTTTATAAGAAATAGCTCTCAAGCCGGTTTGGCACTTTCTATTTTAGGTCTCGCTTCGTGCAAGGAGACTAAAAAAGAAGAAAAAATGACCAGCGCAAGCGCAGAAACTGCCGAAGCGGCTGCCGAACCGTTCTTTAAACTATCTCTAGCGCAGTGGTCTATTCATAGAATGATAAGAGAAGAAGGTGTAGATCCGTATACGTTTGCCGAAAAGGCAAAAAATTGGGGTTTTACCGGATTGGAATATGTAAGTCAATTGTATAATCCTGAACTGGCCGATGCCGATTATTCGGAAGAAGCTATGGCCGCATTTGTTGAAAAGTCGAATGCAGAGGCTAAAAAACACGGTATGGAAAACGTACTTATTATGATCGATGGTCAAGGAAATCTAGCCGTAAATGATGAAAAAGAACGTGATGAGACTGTAGAGAAGCACAAAAAATGGGTAGATGCCGCCGCAGCAATGGGCTGCCATGCTATACGTGTAAATCTTAGTGGAAGCAATGATCCACAGGAATGGATAAAAAATTCTATAGACGGATTGACCAAACTAGGTACATACGCAAAAACTAAGAATATTAACGTTTTGGTCGAGAACCACGGCGGACTGTCTTCAAACGGTGCTTTGCATGCGGAAGTTATGAAAGCGGTGACATTGGACAACTGTGGAACGCTACCGGATTTTGGCAACTTCTGTATTACCCGTAAAAAGGATAGTCGCGAGTGTGAGGTGATGTACGATATTTATCAAGGTGTAAAAGAATTGATGCCTTATGCCAAAGCGGTAAGTGCCAAGTCTCACAATTTTGATGCTCAGGGTAATGAAACCGAAATTGACTATGTGAAGATGCTTCAGATGGTAAAAGATAATGGTTATACCGGTTTTGTTGGCGTGGAATATGAAGGGAGTGAATTAAGCGAACCTGATGGTATTCTGGCCACTAAGGAGCTATTGCTTAAAGCTGCCAAAGAAATTAGCTAA